A genomic window from Streptomyces sp. NBC_01429 includes:
- a CDS encoding LLM class F420-dependent oxidoreductase: MRIATTIFLTDETITPVRLARELEERGFAGLYLPEHTHIPVERTSPYPAGGELPREYGRTLDPFVALGQAAAVTERLGLGTGITLVAQHDPIDLAKQVATLDHLSGERFTLGVGFGWNKEEAADHGVEWTSRRALTQERLALMRALWAAEPTAYKGEFGAVRASHAYPKPVRGKPRVLIGGAAGPKLFAGIAEGADGWLPIGGRGLTEALPALRAVWAAAGRDPGDLQVVPYAVVPSEGKLAHYAELGIEEVVLQLPSAGEGEVLRALDAYTPYV; the protein is encoded by the coding sequence ATGCGGATCGCGACCACCATCTTCCTCACCGACGAGACGATCACGCCCGTACGGCTGGCCCGTGAGCTGGAGGAGCGCGGCTTCGCGGGGCTCTACCTCCCCGAGCACACCCACATCCCCGTCGAGCGGACCAGCCCGTACCCGGCCGGCGGCGAGCTGCCGCGTGAGTACGGCCGGACGCTCGACCCCTTCGTCGCCCTCGGCCAGGCCGCCGCCGTGACCGAGCGGCTGGGGCTCGGCACCGGCATCACGCTCGTCGCGCAGCACGACCCGATCGATCTGGCCAAGCAGGTCGCCACCCTCGACCATCTCTCCGGCGAGCGCTTCACGCTCGGCGTCGGCTTCGGCTGGAACAAGGAAGAGGCCGCCGACCACGGAGTGGAGTGGACGTCGCGGCGCGCGCTCACCCAGGAGCGGCTGGCGCTGATGCGGGCCCTGTGGGCGGCCGAACCGACCGCGTACAAGGGCGAGTTCGGCGCGGTACGGGCCAGCCACGCGTACCCGAAGCCGGTACGGGGCAAGCCCCGCGTCCTCATCGGCGGCGCGGCCGGACCGAAGCTCTTCGCGGGGATCGCCGAGGGCGCTGACGGCTGGCTGCCGATCGGCGGCCGGGGTCTCACGGAGGCGCTCCCGGCGCTGCGCGCGGTCTGGGCGGCGGCGGGCCGGGACCCGGGCGACCTCCAGGTCGTGCCGTACGCGGTGGTCCCGAGCGAGGGGAAGCTGGCGCACTACGCGGAGCTGGGCATCGAGGAGGTCGTCCTCCAGCTGCCGTCGGCGGGCGAGGGCGAGGTGCTGCGCGCGCTGGACGCGTACACGCCGTACGTCTGA
- a CDS encoding CehA/McbA family metallohydrolase, whose product MDKDRTDLVPPGPGRRALLVTGAAAVLTLSPVSFANAASASADGTEGTGGTGSDTAAGTGTGTGGRTSTRTVRGTLPPGAPDFVHLPVEVPSGVNEIHVAYTYERPAVPAGTQGNALDIGIFDERGTRLGGPGFRGWSGGARTEFFLREDAATPGYLPGPVRAGTWHIALGPYTVAPEGLAYEVTITLRFGPPAPGGTPAPAYPPRRAKGRGRAWYRGDCHIHSVHSDGRRTPAEIAALARAAGLDFINTSEHNTSSAHRAWEGLWGDDLLILTGEEVTTRNGHVVALGMDAGTFIDWRYRARDNRFGHFAREIRRAGGLVVPAHPHGTCLGCNWKFGFADADAVEVWNGPYTPDDEVSLAEWDNLLVAAARSGGRWTPAMGSSDAHRDPDAIGTPQTVVLADDLSREAVLAGLRAGRSYVAESAKVSLSFGATGGRGGHAGIGERLRVAPDAPVTVRLEVTGAPGRTAHFVTDQGTLHTVTLPDTGTGTAEWHTTASYATYVRAEVRHAPAAPPLPGALAAFTNPVFLGE is encoded by the coding sequence ATGGACAAGGACCGCACCGACCTCGTTCCCCCGGGGCCCGGCAGACGAGCGCTCCTGGTGACGGGAGCCGCCGCCGTGCTTACGTTGAGTCCTGTGAGCTTCGCGAACGCCGCATCGGCATCGGCAGACGGCACCGAAGGCACCGGAGGTACCGGAAGCGACACGGCCGCCGGCACCGGCACCGGCACCGGCGGCCGGACCAGCACCAGGACCGTGCGCGGCACACTGCCGCCCGGCGCGCCCGACTTCGTCCATCTGCCCGTCGAGGTGCCCTCCGGCGTCAACGAGATCCACGTCGCCTACACCTACGAACGCCCGGCCGTCCCGGCAGGCACCCAGGGCAACGCCCTCGACATCGGGATCTTCGACGAGCGCGGCACACGGCTGGGCGGCCCGGGGTTCCGGGGCTGGTCGGGCGGCGCGCGCACCGAGTTCTTCCTGCGCGAGGACGCGGCCACCCCCGGCTACCTCCCGGGCCCGGTGCGCGCGGGCACCTGGCACATCGCGCTCGGCCCGTACACCGTCGCCCCCGAGGGGCTGGCGTACGAGGTGACGATCACGCTCCGGTTCGGTCCGCCGGCCCCGGGCGGAACGCCCGCGCCCGCGTACCCGCCCCGGCGCGCGAAGGGGCGCGGGCGGGCCTGGTACCGGGGTGACTGCCACATCCACTCCGTGCACTCCGACGGGAGGCGCACCCCCGCCGAGATCGCCGCGCTGGCCCGCGCCGCCGGGCTCGACTTCATCAACACCAGCGAGCACAACACCAGCTCCGCGCACCGCGCCTGGGAGGGCCTGTGGGGCGACGACCTGCTGATCCTGACGGGCGAGGAGGTCACCACCCGCAACGGCCACGTCGTGGCCCTCGGCATGGACGCCGGTACGTTCATCGACTGGCGCTACCGCGCCCGCGACAACCGCTTCGGCCACTTCGCCCGGGAGATCCGCCGGGCCGGCGGCCTGGTGGTCCCGGCGCATCCGCACGGCACCTGCCTGGGCTGCAACTGGAAGTTCGGCTTCGCCGACGCCGACGCGGTGGAGGTCTGGAACGGCCCGTACACGCCCGACGACGAGGTCTCCCTCGCCGAGTGGGACAACCTGCTGGTCGCCGCTGCCCGTTCGGGCGGACGCTGGACCCCGGCGATGGGCAGCAGCGACGCCCACCGCGACCCCGACGCGATCGGCACCCCGCAGACGGTGGTGCTGGCGGACGACCTCAGCCGCGAGGCCGTCCTCGCCGGTCTGCGCGCGGGCCGCAGCTACGTCGCCGAGTCGGCGAAGGTCTCCCTCTCCTTCGGCGCGACCGGCGGCAGGGGCGGCCACGCGGGCATCGGCGAGCGTCTGCGCGTGGCCCCCGACGCCCCGGTCACCGTACGGCTGGAGGTCACCGGAGCCCCCGGCCGCACCGCCCACTTCGTCACCGACCAGGGCACCCTGCACACGGTCACCCTCCCCGACACGGGGACCGGGACGGCCGAGTGGCACACCACCGCCTCCTACGCCACCTACGTACGGGCCGAGGTGCGCCACGCCCCGGCCGCGCCGCCCCTCCCGGGAGCCCTGGCGGCCTTCACCAACCCGGTGTTCCTCGGCGAGTGA
- a CDS encoding SGNH/GDSL hydrolase family protein gives MSRAKSPFRTAPSVPLVLLLPLLLLALLAAAFLRPTAAGAASAGPRYVALGSSFAAGPGIPPAKTGIGDAVCTRSGNNYASQVARTWGLDLADATCGGATTADVLTRSQAGQPPQIEAVTADARLVTVTIGGNDVNYLGSLGTYSCQTSGTSTSCGTVDRNAVNQNLDRVSGLIKDVVDAVHARAPQARVLLVNYQTILPAAGGGPGAWPCPGVPLTDDQLAFERGVADRLAAATATAANTAGATLIDIAAESRGHDACAGDPWIEGYTVAAGRVGYHPNEAGMTAIAGLIGTELARTG, from the coding sequence GTGTCCAGGGCAAAGTCACCGTTCAGAACCGCACCCTCCGTCCCCCTCGTACTCCTGCTGCCGCTGCTCCTGCTCGCGCTGCTGGCGGCGGCGTTCCTCCGTCCCACGGCCGCGGGGGCCGCCTCCGCCGGTCCGCGCTATGTGGCGCTGGGCAGCTCCTTCGCCGCCGGGCCCGGGATTCCGCCCGCCAAGACGGGCATCGGCGACGCCGTGTGCACGCGGTCCGGGAACAACTACGCGAGCCAGGTCGCCCGCACGTGGGGCCTGGACCTGGCCGACGCCACCTGCGGCGGCGCCACCACCGCCGACGTCCTCACCCGGAGCCAGGCGGGCCAACCCCCGCAGATCGAGGCGGTGACGGCGGACGCCCGGCTCGTCACCGTCACCATCGGCGGCAACGACGTCAACTACCTGGGCAGTCTCGGTACGTACTCCTGCCAGACGAGCGGCACGTCCACCAGCTGCGGAACCGTCGACCGGAATGCCGTCAACCAGAACCTCGACCGCGTCTCCGGCCTCATCAAGGACGTCGTGGACGCCGTCCACGCCAGGGCCCCGCAGGCGCGCGTCCTCCTGGTCAACTACCAGACCATCCTGCCCGCGGCCGGGGGCGGCCCCGGTGCCTGGCCCTGCCCCGGAGTCCCGCTCACCGACGACCAGCTGGCGTTCGAGCGCGGGGTCGCCGACCGGCTCGCGGCGGCGACCGCCACCGCCGCGAACACCGCCGGCGCGACGCTGATCGACATCGCCGCCGAGAGCCGGGGCCACGACGCGTGCGCGGGCGACCCCTGGATCGAGGGATACACGGTGGCCGCCGGGAGGGTGGGGTACCACCCCAACGAGGCGGGGATGACGGCGATCGCCGGGCTGATCGGCACGGAACTCGCGCGTACGGGGTGA